The Euphorbia lathyris chromosome 2, ddEupLath1.1, whole genome shotgun sequence genome includes a window with the following:
- the LOC136220090 gene encoding cell wall / vacuolar inhibitor of fructosidase 1-like, producing MSSSLFFLAQAIILILTQFKTVQSNPQTISQTCKQTPYYNLCLNHLTADPRSSTADVKGLALIMVDLLKGKTTRSAQFIKQIAGKRPELQKLLKECARKYDVILTANIPVAIEALEKGDPKFAEGGMNDAAIEVNSCESSFRGTKSPLSSYNKLLHDTSLVASAIARQLL from the coding sequence AtgtcttcttctctcttctttcttgcTCAAGCCATAATTCTAATCCTAACCCAATTCAAGACAGTCCAATCCAATCCCCAAACAATCTCTCAAACATGTAAACAAACACCATACTATAATCTCTGCCTGAACCATCTCACCGCCGATCCAAGAAGCTCCACCGCGGATGTCAAAGGACTGGCACTTATAATGGTTGATTTATTGAAGGGGAAAACTACAAGATCAGCCCAATTTATCAAACAGATTGCTGGAAAAAGACCTGAATTGCAGAAATTGTTGAAAGAATGTGCCAGGAAATATGACGTTATTTTAACCGCGAATATTCCCGTCGCCATTGAAGCTCTGGAGAAAGGCGATCCTAAGTTCGCTGAAGGCGGGATGAATGATGCTGCGATTGAAGTTAATTCGTGTGAAAGTAGTTTCCGCGGGACGAAATCCCCTCTTTCGAGTTATAATAAATTGTTGCATGATACTTCTCTTGTTGCGTCGGCTATTGCCCGGCAACTTCTGTGA